The following nucleotide sequence is from Synechococcus sp. KORDI-52.
CAAGCTCTTCATTCTTGATGCCTCCCCGGATCCCGACGGTCAGGACGTGGCGGGAAGTTTTGATCTCTCCGGTCTGATTGAGCGAATCAACTACGCCATCCGCAAGTACAAGGCCAAGCGTGTCGCCATCGACTCCATCACGGCGGTGTTCCAGCAGTACGACGCTGTGTTTGTCGTGCGTCGTGAGATCTTCCGCTTGATCGCCCGGCTCAAGGAAATCGGCGTCACCACGGTGATGACGACTGAGCGCATCGACGAGTACGGACCGATCGCTCGTTATGGCGTTGAGGAATTCGTCTCCGACAATGTGGTGATTCTGCGCAACGTTCTCGAGGGAGAGCGGCGGCGGCGCACCCTTGAGATTCTCAAGCTGCGGGGCACCACCCACATGAAGGGTGAGTTTCCCTTCACCATGGGGGCTCACGGCATCAGCATCTTCCCGCTTGGGGCCATGCGCCTGACTCAGCGGTCGTCCAACGTTCGGGTCAGTTCCGGTGTGCCCCGGCTCGACGACATGTGCGGCGGCGGCTTCTTCAAGGATTCGATCATCCTGGCCACCGGTGCCACTGGCACGGGCAAGACGATGCTTGTCTCCAAGTTCATTGAAGACGCCTGCCGCAACAAGGAACGAGCCATCTTGTTTGCCTATGAGGAATCGCGCGCTCAACTGCTGCGCAACGGCACCAGCTGGGGGATCGATTTCGAGCAGATGGAGCAAGACGGTCTGCTGAAGATCATCTGTGCCTACCCCGAATCCACAGGCCTCGAAGATCACCTGCAGATCATCAAGACAGAGATCAGCCAGTTCAAGCCCTCGCGGATGGCGATCGACTCCTTATCAGCCCTGGCACGCGGTGTGAGCCACAACGCCTTCCGTCAGTTTGTGATCGGGGTGACCGGTTACGCCAAGCAGGAGGAGATCGCGGGCTTCTTCACGAACACCTCCGAGGAGTTCATGGGCAGCCATTCGATCACCGACTCCCACATCTCCACGATCACC
It contains:
- the kaiC gene encoding circadian clock protein KaiC, with amino-acid sequence MQFPPTSGQPQMQVQKLPTGIEGFDDVCQGGLPIGRSTLISGTSGTGKTVFSLHFLHNGIKQFDEPGIFVTFEESPLDILRNAASFGWNLQEMVEQDKLFILDASPDPDGQDVAGSFDLSGLIERINYAIRKYKAKRVAIDSITAVFQQYDAVFVVRREIFRLIARLKEIGVTTVMTTERIDEYGPIARYGVEEFVSDNVVILRNVLEGERRRRTLEILKLRGTTHMKGEFPFTMGAHGISIFPLGAMRLTQRSSNVRVSSGVPRLDDMCGGGFFKDSIILATGATGTGKTMLVSKFIEDACRNKERAILFAYEESRAQLLRNGTSWGIDFEQMEQDGLLKIICAYPESTGLEDHLQIIKTEISQFKPSRMAIDSLSALARGVSHNAFRQFVIGVTGYAKQEEIAGFFTNTSEEFMGSHSITDSHISTITDTILLLQYVEIRGEMARALNVFKMRGSWHDKGIREFVITGNGPQIKDSFSNFERIISGVPHRVTTDERSELSRIARGVSSED